One Thermoplasma volcanium GSS1 genomic window carries:
- a CDS encoding type I 3-dehydroquinate dehydratase yields MPIIKSSRVNIGRFTIGGSIPIVIISIFDHDAKSLTEKFETKKLSDKNLYEIRFDLFDKVNIDEELEIIRALDEMDIDYIFTYRGHDPEKIYETAITKMVPAVDMDLSLLNKVNRRSPDTRIMVSYHTDSSKDMIEKLDEMLKANADIVKVACNYKDEKNFFKDLIEIAQRKEISGKPVLFIPMGKSFLRVISAYYVSDMVYAKYDKETAMGQPDPDYYNKAFSLFNYIG; encoded by the coding sequence ATGCCAATAATAAAGTCTTCTAGGGTGAACATAGGCAGGTTCACAATAGGCGGCAGTATACCTATAGTTATCATTTCCATATTCGATCATGATGCTAAGTCATTAACTGAAAAATTCGAGACAAAGAAGCTGTCTGATAAAAATCTTTACGAGATAAGATTTGATCTTTTCGACAAGGTAAACATAGACGAAGAGCTTGAAATTATAAGGGCCCTTGATGAAATGGATATCGACTACATATTTACATACAGAGGGCATGATCCAGAGAAGATATATGAAACAGCTATAACGAAGATGGTTCCTGCAGTCGATATGGACTTATCCCTTTTGAATAAAGTCAATAGGAGATCCCCAGACACGAGAATAATGGTCTCATATCATACGGACAGCAGCAAGGACATGATAGAAAAGCTGGATGAAATGCTTAAAGCAAATGCTGATATAGTAAAGGTAGCCTGCAACTACAAAGACGAAAAGAACTTTTTCAAAGATCTAATAGAAATTGCACAAAGAAAGGAGATATCAGGCAAACCTGTACTGTTTATACCAATGGGAAAGAGTTTCCTTCGGGTCATATCTGCGTACTATGTATCTGACATGGTCTATGCTAAATACGACAAGGAAACCGCCATGGGCCAGCCAGATCCAGATTACTACAATAAAGCGTTTAGTCTTTTTAATTATATTGGATAA
- the icd gene encoding isocitrate dehydrogenase (NADP(+)) — protein sequence MAYIQVREDGTLLVPDKVTIGYIEGDGIGPDITKTTINVINAALEVAYGGKRSIEWHKVLAGDEAYDKTGNRLPDSSLEELKKCVVSIKGPLTTPIGEGFRSLNVTLRQYLDLYANIRPVRYFPGVPSPVLHPEYMNMVVFRENTEDLYAGIEWRYDSEDAEKVRAFLSSTFNINLTPDTGIGIKPISKFKSTRLVRKAIQYAIANGRKSVTLVHKGNIMKYTEGAFRDWGYEVARTEFGDYTVTEAEYLKDPEKYANKIVIKDRITDNMFQQVLTRTQEYDVIATPNLNGDYLSDALAAQVGGIGLAPGANIGDHYAVFEAVHGTAPKYAGLDVANPTSLILSAEMMLDHIGWKEASKILDDAIMQTYRDQKLTQDIARLLNLKALKCSEFGEEIINRMKPIKS from the coding sequence ATGGCATACATACAGGTGAGAGAGGATGGAACACTTCTCGTTCCTGACAAAGTTACGATAGGCTACATTGAGGGGGATGGTATAGGCCCCGATATCACGAAGACCACGATAAATGTAATAAATGCTGCCCTTGAGGTCGCCTATGGTGGAAAGAGATCAATAGAATGGCACAAAGTCCTTGCGGGCGATGAAGCATATGATAAGACTGGAAATAGGCTTCCAGATTCTTCGCTCGAAGAGCTTAAGAAGTGCGTTGTTTCAATAAAGGGCCCGCTCACTACTCCTATTGGCGAAGGGTTTAGGAGCCTCAACGTCACGCTCAGGCAGTACCTTGATCTGTATGCTAACATAAGGCCCGTCCGTTACTTCCCTGGAGTCCCATCTCCTGTTCTCCATCCGGAATACATGAACATGGTTGTCTTCAGAGAAAATACTGAGGATCTTTACGCTGGCATTGAGTGGAGGTATGATTCTGAGGACGCGGAAAAGGTTAGGGCTTTTCTATCATCTACATTCAACATAAATCTTACGCCAGATACGGGCATAGGCATAAAGCCTATAAGCAAGTTCAAGTCGACAAGGTTGGTGCGGAAGGCGATACAGTATGCAATAGCTAACGGCAGGAAGAGTGTTACGCTAGTCCACAAAGGAAATATAATGAAGTACACAGAGGGTGCATTCAGGGACTGGGGCTATGAGGTAGCCAGAACTGAGTTTGGGGATTATACCGTAACGGAAGCCGAATACCTGAAAGACCCTGAGAAATACGCAAACAAGATAGTGATAAAGGACAGAATCACGGACAATATGTTCCAGCAGGTCCTTACAAGAACCCAGGAATACGACGTTATTGCTACTCCGAACTTGAACGGAGACTACCTTTCCGATGCCCTCGCTGCCCAAGTTGGTGGAATAGGCCTTGCCCCAGGAGCAAACATAGGCGACCACTATGCTGTATTCGAAGCGGTTCACGGTACAGCTCCAAAGTATGCCGGCCTAGACGTTGCAAATCCAACTTCCTTGATACTGTCAGCGGAGATGATGCTCGATCACATAGGCTGGAAGGAAGCATCCAAGATACTCGATGATGCTATAATGCAGACGTACCGCGACCAAAAATTGACACAGGATATAGCCAGGCTCCTTAATCTAAAGGCCCTAAAATGCTCTGAGTTTGGCGAAGAAATAATCAACAGGATGAAGCCTATAAAAAGCTAA
- a CDS encoding RNA 2'-phosphotransferase, which produces MPELRYCHGPYRGKECPVCGKPGKIMMNEAEINEVSRTLAAVLRHDPGRYGIRLDSHGYARISSLVSMFRKRKGMRWMTDDHLVYLAETDPRKRYQISGVLIRAVYGHTIDVDLTDLPTDGIPDTLYYQSSTAEAPLVKEAGIYPSDKSWIHLSGTYRKSFVSGLYHIDDPLVLAVNARSMIENGIDIFRSNDDIYLTKQVPPEYITIAEKEEVVLTDEEKDDIKRVREKNSGRD; this is translated from the coding sequence ATGCCTGAGCTGAGATATTGCCACGGCCCATACAGGGGAAAAGAATGCCCTGTGTGCGGAAAGCCTGGCAAAATAATGATGAATGAAGCAGAGATAAACGAAGTAAGCAGGACGCTCGCCGCCGTACTGAGGCATGATCCTGGCAGATATGGGATAAGGCTTGACAGCCACGGTTATGCAAGGATCAGCAGCCTCGTATCTATGTTTAGGAAGAGGAAAGGGATGAGGTGGATGACAGATGATCACCTCGTCTACCTTGCGGAAACGGATCCGAGGAAAAGATATCAAATATCTGGTGTTCTTATAAGGGCGGTTTACGGGCACACAATCGATGTGGATTTAACTGATCTGCCTACTGATGGAATACCTGATACGCTATATTACCAATCTTCTACTGCAGAAGCTCCGCTCGTAAAGGAAGCTGGCATATACCCATCGGATAAGAGTTGGATTCACCTGTCAGGAACGTACAGAAAATCTTTTGTCTCTGGCCTTTACCATATAGACGATCCTCTTGTTCTCGCCGTAAATGCCAGATCGATGATTGAAAACGGCATTGACATATTCAGGTCGAACGATGATATTTATCTGACTAAGCAGGTCCCGCCAGAGTACATAACCATAGCCGAAAAGGAAGAAGTCGTCCTTACAGATGAAGAAAAGGATGATATAAAAAGGGTTAGAGAAAAAAATTCTGGAAGGGATTAG
- a CDS encoding ribose-phosphate diphosphokinase — protein sequence MKIIALRSSLKLAARIAEELKTEPVMPDERRFPDGELYLRYDEDLTGHNIFIIGNTHSDAEVMEMILTLSAIQDYRTKSVNIIAPYYGYARQHQRYKNGEPISSQILTEIYSSYSNSIATVDIHDEKTLSYSKVKFSDLHANDAIVRYYKNVDVDYVVSPDDGGLARVADISAKLGKKHFFIEKKRIDDRTVEMKVPNVDVNGKKLLIVDDIISTGGTIAKSSGLLREKGASKIYVSAVHGLFVNGSENKILQNADEIHVTDTVESKFSDISVYQEVCNYIRDIDA from the coding sequence ATGAAGATCATAGCTCTACGATCATCTTTAAAGCTGGCTGCACGGATAGCAGAAGAACTAAAAACCGAACCAGTAATGCCTGATGAAAGGCGATTTCCAGATGGAGAATTGTACTTAAGGTACGATGAGGATCTTACAGGCCACAACATTTTTATCATTGGGAATACGCACTCAGATGCCGAGGTAATGGAGATGATCCTAACCTTGAGCGCTATACAGGACTACCGAACGAAGAGCGTAAACATAATAGCCCCTTACTATGGGTATGCCAGGCAGCATCAACGCTACAAAAACGGAGAACCAATATCTTCACAGATACTCACCGAGATATACTCATCCTATTCAAATTCGATAGCAACTGTGGATATACACGATGAGAAGACACTTTCGTATTCTAAAGTTAAGTTTTCAGACCTGCATGCCAATGATGCAATAGTCAGGTACTACAAAAATGTGGATGTAGATTACGTCGTTTCGCCAGACGATGGGGGTCTTGCCAGGGTTGCAGACATTTCAGCTAAGCTGGGAAAGAAACATTTCTTCATTGAGAAAAAGAGGATAGATGATAGGACAGTGGAGATGAAGGTACCGAATGTAGACGTTAATGGAAAGAAGTTGCTAATAGTGGACGATATAATATCTACAGGTGGTACTATAGCGAAGTCGTCCGGCCTTCTCAGGGAGAAGGGAGCATCAAAGATATATGTGTCGGCTGTTCACGGCCTTTTCGTCAACGGAAGCGAGAATAAAATACTCCAAAATGCAGACGAAATCCATGTCACGGATACGGTTGAAAGCAAATTCTCAGACATATCTGTTTATCAAGAAGTTTGCAATTACATAAGGGATATTGATGCCTGA
- a CDS encoding enoyl-CoA hydratase/isomerase family protein — protein sequence MLVEIERRGDASLIVLSRPEKLNAINLEMLADLADQFSKAEKEDTRVIVITGYGKNFSAGADINMLASFDPASAYSFRLKMNSIAQRIRKSDKPVIALLKGYSMGGGLELAESADIRIAMSDAVIGQPESSIGINAGAGGNVILPKLVGRGSAAYLAMSGKKLNAQEAMALGLVDEVVDDEAKAWKIIDDICKKPKKTLQFIKRAINSSYDMGLESAMDQEALYFSLLFTDPEVLDALSKWRK from the coding sequence ATGCTTGTTGAAATAGAGAGGAGAGGAGATGCCTCACTGATAGTATTGAGCAGGCCTGAAAAACTGAACGCTATAAACCTTGAAATGCTCGCTGATCTTGCTGATCAATTCAGCAAAGCTGAAAAAGAAGATACGAGGGTAATTGTTATAACAGGCTACGGAAAGAATTTTTCAGCAGGTGCAGATATAAACATGCTAGCATCATTCGACCCAGCCTCAGCTTACTCCTTCAGATTAAAGATGAACTCTATTGCACAAAGGATTCGTAAATCAGATAAACCGGTCATAGCATTGCTAAAAGGGTATTCAATGGGAGGCGGGTTAGAACTTGCTGAATCAGCAGACATTAGGATAGCGATGTCAGATGCCGTTATAGGTCAGCCTGAATCATCCATTGGCATCAACGCTGGTGCAGGCGGAAACGTAATTCTTCCAAAGCTTGTTGGTAGGGGAAGTGCCGCATACCTCGCTATGTCAGGTAAGAAGCTCAACGCTCAAGAAGCGATGGCACTTGGGCTTGTCGACGAAGTGGTAGATGACGAGGCGAAGGCATGGAAGATCATCGATGATATATGCAAGAAACCAAAAAAGACGCTGCAGTTCATAAAGAGGGCGATAAACAGTTCGTACGATATGGGTTTAGAATCAGCTATGGATCAGGAGGCATTATATTTCTCACTATTATTCACAGATCCTGAGGTATTAGATGCTCTATCCAAATGGAGGAAGTGA
- a CDS encoding N-acetylglucosamine kinase, translating into MILGVDGGSTKTVAVVYDDESGRIAGVGISGPANYTNSPREEAMKNIKNSVYEAVDDADVNIEDIGFKVFGLAGIGDSKEATAEGEEIVRSIAGEAIVVNDGYAAYKFANLNENGLVFAPGTGSVGFTMIDGKLSRFGGWGWFIGDEASASWMAKEALIYAEREKDGIIEAGIADKAETYFNLDLYEVVYKIMKGTIPKRTVAAFSPIISELAVEGNKYAISIFEEASNYIADLINAKSGIFSGKAIFSVLGGTMLAGRFYWDMIKKKTMVPVNIHFGYQVVIGDIIIGLEKKRTVDFNERDKLIRMLNDKISEKRDKMKEFLFMDKIPDSIP; encoded by the coding sequence ATGATTCTAGGCGTTGACGGAGGTTCGACAAAGACTGTGGCTGTAGTATATGATGATGAATCAGGAAGGATAGCGGGTGTTGGCATATCCGGGCCGGCAAATTACACAAATTCACCCAGAGAAGAGGCTATGAAGAACATAAAGAATAGTGTTTATGAAGCAGTAGATGATGCAGATGTAAACATAGAGGATATCGGCTTTAAGGTATTCGGCCTTGCCGGCATAGGCGATAGCAAGGAGGCCACGGCTGAGGGAGAGGAGATAGTTCGATCCATCGCAGGGGAAGCAATTGTCGTGAATGATGGATACGCTGCTTACAAGTTTGCTAACCTAAATGAAAATGGGCTTGTCTTCGCACCTGGTACAGGAAGCGTTGGCTTTACAATGATCGATGGAAAATTATCAAGGTTCGGTGGCTGGGGATGGTTTATTGGCGATGAAGCTTCTGCAAGCTGGATGGCAAAAGAAGCCTTGATATATGCTGAGAGAGAAAAAGATGGCATAATAGAAGCTGGCATTGCGGACAAAGCCGAAACTTACTTTAATTTGGACCTTTATGAAGTAGTATACAAAATAATGAAAGGAACAATACCAAAAAGAACTGTAGCAGCCTTCTCGCCTATAATATCTGAACTTGCAGTGGAAGGCAATAAATATGCCATATCCATATTCGAAGAAGCTTCAAATTATATAGCTGATCTTATAAATGCAAAATCGGGTATTTTCAGCGGCAAAGCAATATTTTCGGTACTTGGTGGTACAATGCTTGCGGGGCGATTCTATTGGGACATGATCAAGAAAAAAACAATGGTACCGGTGAATATCCACTTCGGATACCAGGTTGTCATAGGTGATATTATAATAGGGTTAGAAAAGAAGCGTACTGTCGATTTCAATGAAAGGGATAAGTTGATACGCATGTTGAATGATAAAATATCGGAAAAGAGAGATAAAATGAAAGAGTTCCTCTTTATGGATAAAATACCTGATTCAATACCCTAA
- a CDS encoding phosphoenolpyruvate carboxykinase (GTP), giving the protein MLALDETEINDGAKRWIVSIAKHLNPSSIYVCDGTKEEFDDLASAMVKDGEMIKLNEKNFKNSYLYRSNATDVARTEERTFISARDKSFVGPLNNFLPLDRVKQVWNQFFKGAYTGKTMFVIPYALSSPESKFADFGIEVTDSKYVVLNLHYITRMGKGVIEKIGDRFIKGVHATGNLDPGNKFIIHMPWEKPEGVDADILSVNTNYGGNALLSKKCHALRIASVRAREEGWLAEHMLLLEVKDPQGKSHFITGAFPSASGKTNLAMISPPKDYRDAGWSTRLISDDISWIKIVDGKFMATNPENGFFAVVPGTNYNTNKNAMATLSKNTIFTNVGLTMSGDPWWEGLDPVYDELYDWKGNKRKIGGEPIAHPNSRYTSPLTNYPYLSDLYEDPEGVPVSAILFGGRRATLIPLVFEAFNWNHGVFLGATMGVERTAASEGKVGDLRRDPMAMRPFCGYNINEYFRHWIEIGERSKNKPKIFYVNWFRRRADGTFIWPGFAENFRVLEWIIYRTSHNDNAVETPIGYIPESLNLAGLNISEEDVKELFRIDKEGWKEEMNEIQKYFSELGNVPEEILKEFELEKKRLGY; this is encoded by the coding sequence ATGCTCGCTCTGGATGAAACAGAAATAAATGATGGTGCAAAGAGATGGATAGTAAGTATTGCAAAACACCTTAACCCTTCATCAATATATGTTTGCGACGGGACGAAGGAGGAGTTCGATGATCTGGCATCTGCAATGGTAAAAGATGGGGAAATGATAAAGCTGAACGAGAAAAACTTCAAAAATTCTTATTTATATAGAAGCAATGCAACAGACGTAGCTAGAACTGAAGAAAGGACCTTTATTTCGGCACGCGATAAGAGCTTCGTAGGACCTCTGAACAACTTCCTTCCCCTTGATCGAGTTAAGCAGGTATGGAATCAATTCTTTAAAGGCGCGTACACCGGCAAAACAATGTTTGTAATTCCTTACGCTCTCTCATCTCCAGAATCCAAGTTTGCAGACTTTGGCATTGAAGTCACGGACAGCAAGTACGTGGTACTGAACCTTCATTACATAACAAGGATGGGAAAGGGCGTTATAGAAAAGATTGGTGATAGGTTCATCAAGGGAGTTCATGCCACTGGAAACCTCGATCCAGGAAACAAGTTCATAATACATATGCCCTGGGAAAAACCAGAAGGAGTTGATGCAGATATACTGAGCGTGAACACAAACTACGGTGGAAACGCTCTCCTGAGCAAGAAATGCCATGCTCTCCGTATAGCTTCAGTCAGAGCAAGGGAAGAGGGATGGCTTGCAGAACATATGCTCCTTCTTGAAGTAAAAGATCCACAAGGAAAGAGCCATTTCATAACAGGAGCTTTCCCAAGCGCAAGCGGGAAAACTAATTTGGCCATGATATCTCCGCCAAAGGATTACAGAGATGCAGGATGGTCTACGAGACTGATAAGCGATGACATATCATGGATAAAGATCGTGGACGGAAAATTCATGGCTACAAACCCTGAAAACGGCTTCTTTGCAGTTGTGCCAGGCACAAATTACAATACGAACAAGAACGCCATGGCCACTTTATCCAAAAATACTATATTCACCAATGTTGGGCTTACCATGTCTGGCGATCCCTGGTGGGAGGGCCTCGACCCTGTTTATGATGAACTGTACGACTGGAAAGGCAATAAAAGGAAGATAGGCGGAGAGCCCATAGCACACCCTAATTCAAGGTATACATCACCTTTAACGAACTATCCATACCTGTCAGATTTGTACGAAGATCCGGAAGGCGTTCCTGTATCAGCAATACTCTTTGGAGGGAGAAGGGCTACCCTCATCCCGCTAGTATTCGAGGCATTCAACTGGAACCATGGTGTCTTCTTAGGGGCAACAATGGGTGTTGAAAGGACGGCTGCCTCAGAAGGCAAAGTTGGGGACCTCAGGAGGGACCCAATGGCCATGCGGCCTTTTTGCGGCTACAACATAAATGAATATTTCAGGCACTGGATAGAGATAGGCGAGCGATCCAAGAACAAACCCAAGATATTTTACGTAAACTGGTTTAGAAGGAGAGCTGATGGCACCTTTATATGGCCAGGTTTTGCTGAAAATTTCAGAGTTTTGGAATGGATCATCTATAGAACCTCGCACAACGATAACGCAGTTGAAACTCCTATAGGTTACATACCTGAAAGCTTGAATCTTGCAGGACTAAACATAAGCGAGGAAGATGTAAAGGAGCTTTTCAGGATAGATAAAGAGGGGTGGAAGGAGGAGATGAACGAAATCCAAAAGTACTTCAGTGAACTTGGAAATGTGCCTGAAGAAATACTTAAGGAATTCGAATTAGAGAAAAAGAGGTTAGGGTATTGA
- the alaXM gene encoding alanyl-tRNA editing protein AlaXM: MTEKLYYADSYIKEFDGNVIEVKENRLILDRTAFYPTGGGQPNDTGVIFCCGKEYRVNDVTKDGDEVIHVVDDSTGLSAGAKVHGTIDWDRRYAHMRYHTAIHVIDGVVNVMHGSEALLTGGQIYEDRARIDMNIENFTKEFVDKIIEESNSFMKEGHRVYPDILTKEEAIKRPNLARTEPGRKLIETLPEVRIIVIEGLDEQSDGGTHVSNTKEVGTIFVRKIENKGKRNKRIEFQLIPPD, translated from the coding sequence GTGACAGAGAAGCTATACTATGCAGATTCTTACATCAAAGAGTTCGACGGGAATGTTATCGAGGTTAAAGAAAACCGCTTAATACTGGATCGCACAGCGTTCTATCCTACAGGAGGAGGACAGCCCAATGATACTGGAGTAATATTCTGCTGCGGTAAAGAATACAGAGTAAATGACGTTACAAAGGACGGAGATGAAGTCATTCACGTAGTCGATGACAGTACAGGGCTGTCAGCAGGGGCCAAAGTACACGGAACCATAGATTGGGATAGAAGATACGCACATATGAGGTACCACACTGCGATACACGTTATAGACGGAGTGGTTAACGTAATGCATGGATCAGAAGCGTTGTTGACCGGCGGCCAAATTTACGAAGATCGAGCAAGAATAGATATGAACATTGAAAATTTCACGAAGGAATTTGTCGACAAGATAATAGAGGAATCAAATTCATTCATGAAGGAAGGGCACAGAGTTTATCCTGATATACTCACAAAAGAGGAGGCCATAAAAAGGCCAAATCTTGCCCGAACTGAACCTGGAAGGAAACTAATAGAAACTCTCCCAGAAGTCAGGATAATAGTAATAGAGGGCTTAGATGAACAATCAGACGGAGGCACTCATGTCTCCAATACTAAAGAAGTCGGTACGATATTTGTTAGAAAAATCGAGAATAAGGGAAAGCGGAATAAAAGAATAGAGTTCCAGTTAATCCCACCTGATTAG
- a CDS encoding protein disulfide oxidoreductase: MATLIRKEDREYLKGEFDKYLKNDVDLVVFTSNDENCRYCKETVQLATEVSEINPKIHLKVYNFDEDKDQVKAYGVEKYPATIVSKAGVEDGRIVYYGLPSGYEFGSLIEDLKNVSVGDADVSSKAAELISKIDKPITIKVYVTPTCPYCPRAVGTAHKFALMNPNIKGEMIEALEFENEAEEVGVSSVPHIVINNDVTFIGAYPDDQFAEYVMEAYDHQ; encoded by the coding sequence ATGGCAACTTTAATAAGAAAGGAAGACAGAGAATATTTGAAGGGTGAGTTTGACAAATACCTGAAAAATGATGTGGATTTAGTAGTTTTCACATCTAACGATGAAAACTGCAGATACTGCAAAGAAACTGTACAGCTTGCTACTGAAGTTTCTGAGATAAACCCGAAGATCCACCTCAAAGTATACAACTTCGATGAGGACAAGGATCAGGTAAAGGCATATGGTGTTGAGAAATATCCTGCAACTATCGTTTCTAAGGCTGGAGTCGAAGATGGAAGAATAGTCTATTACGGATTGCCTTCAGGATATGAATTCGGGTCTCTGATCGAAGACCTAAAGAACGTTTCTGTTGGTGATGCTGATGTTTCTTCAAAGGCAGCAGAACTTATATCAAAGATCGATAAGCCTATAACGATAAAGGTCTACGTAACCCCTACATGCCCATATTGCCCAAGGGCTGTAGGTACCGCCCATAAGTTTGCATTAATGAATCCAAACATAAAGGGTGAAATGATCGAGGCCTTGGAGTTCGAAAATGAAGCAGAAGAAGTAGGGGTATCAAGCGTACCACATATAGTAATAAACAATGATGTGACGTTCATAGGCGCATATCCTGACGACCAGTTCGCTGAATACGTAATGGAAGCTTACGATCACCAGTAA
- a CDS encoding extracellular solute-binding protein gives MESSSSDIKPKRKIWSYIVIVVVLAAVIGGVVYYYSTLPHPTKQVTITVAAPVYSSSATDWENFINNATKSWQAEHPNVKVEFIGPLGASSEGQYYTKLDLLTSSSSTAPTVMLEDMFYTATYQSEGILAPLNSYINSSFFNNIFPSALGQMTIGGIHYGLPAQVTDTLIYYNITLLQKAGVIPSDSTTWQPTNWTEIINAAKQINSTLVPNDPGLIPLNIYEGVKGDEASSFTGFEGLLYGTGYGLYNFTDHKWYGYSPGLNETFEFYKTVFGEGLATPALSATPYITAGQYMQEGKLAIDIDGSWMYGYQWAPGAQHPISNFSKYIGVAKIPTYSGQAPGFNTMVGGWGWAMYNGTPSSEKPLVASFMMALDNTSNQILINEPGQALAGGLPTAKNAVNNPNFSKLMPTDPSLDTFFTNILKYGSYRPPVATYPKVSYVLQEVMGYIVSDGYSVSKAASTYNSLLTSAVGASNVMSAITSYTPSFIADHRNFESSQYNYLLSLYLNTSLLFLSQIFW, from the coding sequence ATGGAAAGCAGTAGTTCTGATATTAAACCTAAAAGAAAGATTTGGTCATATATAGTTATAGTGGTTGTTTTGGCTGCTGTAATCGGTGGTGTAGTCTATTACTACTCTACGCTCCCCCATCCAACAAAGCAAGTAACAATTACAGTCGCAGCTCCTGTTTATTCTTCATCCGCTACAGATTGGGAAAACTTTATAAATAATGCGACGAAAAGCTGGCAAGCTGAACATCCTAACGTTAAGGTAGAATTTATAGGTCCACTGGGGGCTAGTAGTGAAGGTCAATATTATACTAAGTTGGATTTGTTAACCTCATCATCATCAACTGCGCCTACTGTAATGTTAGAAGATATGTTTTATACAGCAACTTATCAGTCAGAAGGTATATTAGCACCTTTAAATTCATACATAAACTCAAGTTTCTTTAATAATATTTTTCCATCAGCTTTGGGTCAGATGACTATTGGTGGTATTCACTACGGCTTACCTGCCCAAGTTACGGATACATTGATATATTATAATATAACATTACTGCAAAAAGCAGGTGTGATACCATCAGATAGCACTACATGGCAGCCGACAAATTGGACTGAAATAATAAATGCTGCAAAGCAAATAAATAGCACTCTTGTACCTAATGATCCAGGTTTGATTCCACTGAATATATACGAGGGTGTTAAAGGAGATGAGGCATCTTCATTCACGGGATTTGAAGGGCTATTGTACGGCACTGGATATGGTTTATACAATTTTACAGATCATAAATGGTACGGTTATAGTCCAGGGTTAAACGAAACATTTGAATTCTATAAAACAGTCTTTGGAGAAGGTCTTGCAACGCCAGCACTGAGTGCGACTCCATACATAACAGCAGGACAGTATATGCAGGAAGGAAAATTAGCAATAGATATAGATGGGAGCTGGATGTATGGATATCAATGGGCACCTGGGGCACAACATCCTATAAGTAATTTCTCAAAATATATAGGAGTTGCTAAAATACCAACCTACAGTGGGCAAGCTCCAGGATTCAACACAATGGTTGGTGGATGGGGCTGGGCTATGTACAATGGTACACCTTCATCTGAAAAACCACTAGTCGCCTCATTCATGATGGCCCTTGATAATACATCTAATCAGATATTGATAAATGAGCCGGGTCAAGCCCTAGCTGGCGGATTACCAACTGCAAAGAATGCCGTAAACAATCCGAATTTCAGTAAACTTATGCCGACAGACCCATCCCTAGATACATTCTTTACAAATATACTTAAATATGGCAGTTACAGGCCTCCGGTAGCTACATATCCTAAAGTTTCATATGTGCTTCAGGAAGTAATGGGGTACATTGTGAGCGATGGTTATAGTGTTTCTAAAGCAGCATCAACGTATAATTCATTACTTACATCTGCAGTGGGAGCGTCTAATGTGATGTCAGCCATCACATCTTATACACCATCTTTCATTGCTGATCACCGCAATTTCGAGAGCAGTCAATATAATTATCTACTTAGTCTATATTTAAATACTTCCTTATTATTTTTAAGCCAAATCTTCTGGTGA
- a CDS encoding carbohydrate ABC transporter permease has product MVVSAIIGQMFLGSILAYLLTLTHKYFKTVVTTIILIAWATPQVTAGIMWYSTLSYIPEGTINVILKNMGFHPIDFFSIHNAIYSIIIANIWIGLGFSVLIFLGGIQSIDPSIIKASYIDGAKPFRRFFSIIFPLLKTNIITDLLLITLFTLGTFTLIYVLTAGGPAGSTELLTIYQYETGFSLFSLGLANAIGVIIIIIALVLSLIYLRFIKVS; this is encoded by the coding sequence TTGGTTGTTTCTGCAATAATAGGGCAGATGTTTTTAGGTTCTATACTTGCTTATCTACTAACACTGACGCACAAGTATTTTAAAACGGTTGTAACTACAATTATACTTATTGCTTGGGCAACACCACAAGTTACGGCAGGCATAATGTGGTATAGTACGTTAAGTTATATACCAGAAGGAACTATAAATGTTATACTAAAGAATATGGGGTTTCATCCTATTGATTTCTTCTCCATTCATAATGCAATATATTCAATTATTATAGCTAACATTTGGATAGGTTTAGGTTTCTCCGTGTTAATATTCCTAGGTGGAATACAGAGCATTGATCCTTCTATAATAAAAGCATCATATATTGATGGTGCAAAGCCTTTTAGAAGGTTCTTTTCTATAATATTCCCACTTCTAAAGACAAATATAATCACAGATTTGTTATTGATAACTTTATTCACGCTCGGAACATTTACATTAATATATGTACTTACTGCAGGTGGACCTGCGGGCAGTACCGAGTTGCTTACAATTTATCAATATGAAACTGGTTTCTCCCTATTCTCACTTGGTTTAGCAAATGCAATTGGTGTTATTATTATTATCATTGCTTTAGTGCTTTCACTAATATACCTTAGATTCATAAAGGTGAGTTGA